In Palaemon carinicauda isolate YSFRI2023 unplaced genomic scaffold, ASM3689809v2 scaffold3696, whole genome shotgun sequence, a single genomic region encodes these proteins:
- the LOC137636725 gene encoding uncharacterized protein translates to MSGLSVLIGQRKVIRKKVTEYFNRSSTFNTLSQEEKLSIKGILVNYKNKLTDLDTEILDKKFPGDSDSQDLEIELLLCQDYIDKIETCLPLLDISTSILGSTNVTDVARSLLKQPVAPLPKFRSVEGEDFLKFITEFEGTTKPFNYPDRDLLLLLKQQVEGRGKVLLGSLEADKQHYADAKELLISAFASTDIRKNSAIKKITTLHLKDWEDPFLFISELRSVCESVETLNISVDEFIRYFAWYGLNDSFQRHLIQITGKTHPSLNDIKTNFFTACERYEHDKKVAKGTKSKISQNVQDFSRKEKTVNLAVEALTSDSDSRSSPSCSLCLKVGNANNSHFIYECLKFPSPTDKVQILKSKHGCVKCGQFSHESSNCHFRFRKRCFNCRGWHMSYLCESEPSKGSRSKQSDKVNFETPQKVNSGVAVLLHSYGNSVLPTFSFSIGSNIYRGLRDSGSQSTFITNRLAEEKNLKTINSNVKLTVSGFNGNKEYFTKIVEVPVKIGSSSFIIFALVVPDISIALKLPLLGKVIEKFQNQGMTFADKLLNKHTRTIDNVNLLLGTDFLHCLAGTDVIFGDVDPSVYIDSHAGILLQGNVDLMLKNITCLNVNPGVLNSVPDGNVRSVSTVHVCSSSLLLNTRIDFLSDGDQDNGFEVNCSFSVINDKGKLMERQLQQATEQILESECGHFLNYDQNVYNDESVELNNQLVDFSIKTIN, encoded by the coding sequence ATGTCTGGTTTATCTGTGCTTATTGGGCAAAGGAAAGTCATCCGTAAAAAGGTGACTGAATATTTTAACAGGTCCTCCACATTCAATACTCTTAGccaggaagaaaaattatctatcaaaggtattctggtaaattataagaataagttaactgacttggacactgagattttggataagaaatttcctGGGGATTCTGATAGTCAAGATTTagagattgaattattattatgtcaGGATTACATAGATAAGATTGAAACCTGTTTACCTCTCCTAGATATTTCTACGAGTATCCTTGGCTCTACTAATGTTACCGATGTAGCCAGAAGTTTACTTAAACAACCTGTAGCACCTCTTCCCAAGTTTCGTAGTGTAGAAGGTGAAGATTTTTTGAAGTTCATCACAGAATTTGAGGGAACTACTAAACCTTTTAACTATCCCGATAGGGATTTGCTTTTATTGCTTAAACAACAAGTTGAGGGTAGAGGAAAGGTTTTGTTAGGTTCCTTGGAAGCGGATAAGCAGCATTACGCTGATGCCAAAGAATTGCTCATTTCAGCATTTGCATCAACCGATATTCGGAAGAattcagccattaagaaaattactactttacatttgaaagattgggaagacccctttctctttatttccgaacTCAGATCGGTATGTGAATCAGTGGAGACATTGAATATTAGTGTTGATGAGTTTATTAGGTATTTTGCTTGGTATGGGCTGAATGATAGTTTCCAGCGCCATTTAATTCAGATTACAGGCAAGACTCACCCTTCCctgaatgatattaagacaaacttttttacagcaTGTGAAAGATACGAGCATGACAAAAAGGTCGCCAAAGGTACAAAGAGTAAAATCTCGCAGAATGTACAGGACTTTTCTCGAAAAGAGAAAACGGTAAATTTAGCTGTAGAGGCATTAACGAGTGATTCAGATTCCAGGTCTTCACCCAGCTGTTCTTTGTGTCTTAAAGTTGGTAACGctaataattctcattttatttatgaatgtttaaagttcccttcccctaccgataaggtgcaaattttaaaatctaaacatgGTTGTGTTAAGTGTGGTCAGTTTAGTCATGAATCTAGCAACTGTCATTTCAGATTTAGAAAACGTTGTTTTAATTGCCGTGGTTGGCATATGAGTTATCTTTGCGAGTCAGAGCCCTCCAAAGGCAGCAGATctaaacaatctgataaagtaaattttgaaactcCACAAAAAGTTAACAGCGGTGTTGCCGTTTTATTGCACTCGTATGGAAACTCGGTGTTACcaacgttttctttcagtattggcagcaacatttacagaggtctaagggacagtggctcacaaagcaccttcatcactaataggttagctgaagagaaaaaccttaaaactatcaattcgaatgttaaacttacggtgagtggatttaatgggaataaagaatattttactaaaattgtagaagtacctgtgaaaataggtagttcgtcctttataatttttgccttagttgtacctgatattagtattgctttaaaattgcctttgcttggtaaagtaattgaaaaatttcaaaaccagggtatgacgtttgctgataagttgttaaataaacacactcgtactattgataatgttaacctcttgttaggtacagactttttacattgtttagcaggtaccgacgtaatttttggtgacgttgatccttcggtatacatagattctcatgctggcattttattgcagggtaatgtcgatttgatgttgaaaaacataacctgcctaaatgtaaacccaggtgttttgaattctgtacctgacggtaatgttcgttcggtttctacggtgcatgtttgtagtagctcgttgttattaaacacgagaatagattttctgtctgatggggaccaggacaacggttttgaagtaaactgttcattttcagttatcaatgacaaaggtaaactaatggaaagacaattgcagcaggccactgaacaaattttggagtctgaatgcggtcattttttgaattatgatcaaaatgtgtataatgatgaaagtgtcgagcttaataatcagttggtcgatttttcaattaaaaccataaattaG